Proteins encoded together in one Xyrauchen texanus isolate HMW12.3.18 chromosome 50, RBS_HiC_50CHRs, whole genome shotgun sequence window:
- the LOC127641217 gene encoding amphoterin-induced protein 3-like isoform X1 — protein sequence MLCAQGVAASLMLSTFLLQLARANLPSGCLIASDILSCSNLGLNQVPLELPIMVATLDFNHNLLERLEEGCFAGLPNLDTLRLAHNLLSSITPGTFRNTSSIHHLDLSSNQLNVIEQHYFQELVGVKELLLYNNRIVRVESKALSHLSNLRKAYLSHNRLTDFPFFSIQEHSSLITLDLSSNRMPNLPVEDIGALQESIQQGLFLHNNTLICECSMYSMFKQWEQRGFTSVRDFREDYICLLYGKRRASVRFLQHVRFFENCTIKPQLETESLRADMGDSVLLDCKTSLKGKHLAYLWVSPHKEYIAPPGNNNTLRMYANGTLEILAAQVEDSGVYLCMALNHQESRNETREVNVTVVIQHEVEEPFNTGFTTLLGCVVSLVLVLMYLYLTPCHCWCRKQPPPGTPSPANECSAQSSILTPTPPATTEGPGHKVSNNKHVVFLEPIKEAQNGRPRAAMAHEHPKLAVTQSDADSVTSVFSDNTIVP from the coding sequence ATGCTGTGTGCTCAGGGTGTGGCCGCATCCCTAATGCTGAGCACTTTCCTCCTTCAGCTAGCCAGGGCGAATCTCCCTTCTGGCTGCCTGATTGCATCCGACATCCTGAGCTGCAGCAACCTCGGCCTCAACCAAGTTCCATTAGAGTTACCTATAATGGTGGCAACCTTGGACTTTAACCACAACCTTCTTGAACGTCTAGAGGAGGGCTGCTTTGCTGGCCTACCCAATCTTGACACCTTACGGCTGGCACACAATCTGCTGAGCAGTATCACTCCAGGAACCTTCCGGAATACAAGTAGCATTCACCATCTGGACCTTTCCTCTAATCAGTTGAATGTTATAGAGCAACACTACTTTCAAGAGTTAGTAGGAGTTAAAGAGTTGCTCCTTTACAATAACCGTATTGTAAGGGTGGAAAGCAAAGCCCTGAGCCATTTGAGTAACCTACGGAAAGCCTACCTGAGCCATAACAGGCTGACTGACTTCCCTTTCTTTTCCATTCAGGAACATTCCAGTCTCATTACCTTGGACCTAAGCTCGAACCGCATGCCCAACCTTCCTGTTGAGGACATTGGAGCTTTACAGGAATCAATACAGCAAGGGTTGTTCCTGCACAACAATACCCTAATTTGTGAGTGCTCCATGTACAGCATGTTTAAACAGTGGGAGCAGCGAGGCTTTACCTCAGTGAGAGACTTCCGAGAGGACTATATCTGCTTGCTTTATGGCAAGCGGCGTGCTTCAGTGCGGTTTCTCCAGCATGTGCGATTTTTTGAGAACTGCACAATAAAACCACAACTGGAGACAGAAAGTCTGAGAGCAGACATGGGGGATTCAGTGCTGCTGGATTGTAAAACATCACTGAAGGGAAAGCATCTTGCCTACCTGTGGGTGTCCCCACATAAGGAATATATCGCCCCTCCTGGTAATAACAACACACTGCGAATGTATGCAAATGGAACTTTGGAAATCCTGGCAGCCCAAGTGGAGGACTCTGGGGTGTACTTGTGCATGGCTCTGAACCATCAAGAGTCACGCAATGAGACTCGGGAAGTGAATGTAACTGTGGTAATTCAACATGAGGTGGAGGAGCCTTTCAATACTGGCTTTACAACCCTTCTGGGCTGCGTTGTCAGCCTGGTTCTGGTCCTAATGTACCTCTACTTGACACCTTGCCACTGCTGGTGCCGCAAGCAGCCACCACCAGGGACACCAAGCCCTGCAAATGAATGCAGCGCCCAGTCATCTATCCTGACGCCCACACCACCTGCCACCACAGAGGGTCCCGGCCACAAGGTCAGTAACAACAAACATGTGGTCTTTCTGGAACCCATCAAGGAGGCACAGAATGGGAGGCCACGGGCAGCAATGGCCCATGAGCACCCCAAGCTGGCGGTAACGCAGAGCGATGCAGACTCTGTCACCTCCGTCTTCTCAGACAACACTATTGTGCCATAG
- the LOC127641217 gene encoding amphoterin-induced protein 3-like isoform X2 has product MLCAQGVAASLMLSTFLLQLARANLPSGCLIASDILSCSNLGLNQVPLELPIMVATLDFNHNLLERLEEGCFAGLPNLDTLRLAHNLLSSITPGTFRNTSSIHHLDLSSNQLNVIEQHYFQELVGVKELLLYNNRIVRVESKALSHLSNLRKAYLSHNRLTDFPFFSIQEHSSLITLDLSSNRMPNLPVEDIGALQESIQQGLFLHNNTLICECSMYSMFKQWEQRGFTSVRDFREDYICLLYGKRRASVRFLQHVRFFENCTIKPQLETESLRADMGDSVLLDCKTSLKGKHLAYLWVSPHKEYIAPPGNNNTLRMYANGTLEILAAQVEDSGVYLCMALNHQESRNETREVNVTVVIQHEVEEPFNTGFTTLLGCVVSLVLVLMYLYLTPCHCWCRKQPPPGTPSPANECSAQSSILTPTPPATTEGPGHKMCQCTPAVTLQPLVPDIWTTRSTPQ; this is encoded by the coding sequence ATGCTGTGTGCTCAGGGTGTGGCCGCATCCCTAATGCTGAGCACTTTCCTCCTTCAGCTAGCCAGGGCGAATCTCCCTTCTGGCTGCCTGATTGCATCCGACATCCTGAGCTGCAGCAACCTCGGCCTCAACCAAGTTCCATTAGAGTTACCTATAATGGTGGCAACCTTGGACTTTAACCACAACCTTCTTGAACGTCTAGAGGAGGGCTGCTTTGCTGGCCTACCCAATCTTGACACCTTACGGCTGGCACACAATCTGCTGAGCAGTATCACTCCAGGAACCTTCCGGAATACAAGTAGCATTCACCATCTGGACCTTTCCTCTAATCAGTTGAATGTTATAGAGCAACACTACTTTCAAGAGTTAGTAGGAGTTAAAGAGTTGCTCCTTTACAATAACCGTATTGTAAGGGTGGAAAGCAAAGCCCTGAGCCATTTGAGTAACCTACGGAAAGCCTACCTGAGCCATAACAGGCTGACTGACTTCCCTTTCTTTTCCATTCAGGAACATTCCAGTCTCATTACCTTGGACCTAAGCTCGAACCGCATGCCCAACCTTCCTGTTGAGGACATTGGAGCTTTACAGGAATCAATACAGCAAGGGTTGTTCCTGCACAACAATACCCTAATTTGTGAGTGCTCCATGTACAGCATGTTTAAACAGTGGGAGCAGCGAGGCTTTACCTCAGTGAGAGACTTCCGAGAGGACTATATCTGCTTGCTTTATGGCAAGCGGCGTGCTTCAGTGCGGTTTCTCCAGCATGTGCGATTTTTTGAGAACTGCACAATAAAACCACAACTGGAGACAGAAAGTCTGAGAGCAGACATGGGGGATTCAGTGCTGCTGGATTGTAAAACATCACTGAAGGGAAAGCATCTTGCCTACCTGTGGGTGTCCCCACATAAGGAATATATCGCCCCTCCTGGTAATAACAACACACTGCGAATGTATGCAAATGGAACTTTGGAAATCCTGGCAGCCCAAGTGGAGGACTCTGGGGTGTACTTGTGCATGGCTCTGAACCATCAAGAGTCACGCAATGAGACTCGGGAAGTGAATGTAACTGTGGTAATTCAACATGAGGTGGAGGAGCCTTTCAATACTGGCTTTACAACCCTTCTGGGCTGCGTTGTCAGCCTGGTTCTGGTCCTAATGTACCTCTACTTGACACCTTGCCACTGCTGGTGCCGCAAGCAGCCACCACCAGGGACACCAAGCCCTGCAAATGAATGCAGCGCCCAGTCATCTATCCTGACGCCCACACCACCTGCCACCACAGAGGGTCCCGGCCACAAG